From the genome of Deinococcus sp. AJ005, one region includes:
- a CDS encoding DMT family transporter — MSPRLRGVLLLILVTAVWGSTFAVVKTLGELLPPAELIAWRFLIGFVALLPAMLIRGWGLRRRRADQPAPAALPRFSWKDGLWRDGLLLGAWLIAGYGTQTIALQTTTANRAAFFTALSVVLVPLWLVFAQRRRMPLPLLAALPLAVLGLALLSWEGGAWVVGDAWALACAVTYAGFIITLERLSNRHAALPFTLAQLAAVTLLGWLWAAVAGDVGWPPAAAWGPLLYLGIVATALTTLLQTVGQRTVSAAEASLIYALEPVTATLFSFLLIGERVGLRGAMGGLLVVGGTVLSQRSGGEARPETPAPLAK, encoded by the coding sequence GTGTCTCCCCGGTTGCGCGGCGTTCTTCTCTTAATTCTGGTGACGGCGGTGTGGGGCAGCACCTTCGCGGTGGTCAAGACCCTGGGCGAGCTGTTGCCCCCGGCCGAACTGATCGCGTGGCGGTTCCTGATCGGCTTTGTGGCCCTGCTGCCTGCAATGCTCATTCGAGGCTGGGGCCTGCGGCGGCGACGTGCGGATCAACCCGCACCCGCTGCTCTGCCCCGATTTTCGTGGAAGGACGGTTTATGGCGCGACGGCCTGCTGCTGGGCGCGTGGCTGATCGCGGGCTACGGCACCCAGACCATTGCCCTGCAAACCACCACCGCCAACCGGGCCGCGTTCTTTACCGCCCTGAGCGTGGTCCTGGTGCCGCTGTGGCTGGTCTTCGCGCAGCGCCGCCGGATGCCGCTGCCGCTGTTGGCTGCGCTGCCGCTGGCGGTGCTGGGGCTGGCCCTGCTGTCCTGGGAAGGCGGCGCGTGGGTGGTGGGCGACGCCTGGGCGCTGGCCTGCGCTGTGACCTACGCGGGCTTTATCATCACGCTGGAGCGGCTGTCGAACCGGCATGCGGCGCTGCCGTTCACGCTGGCGCAACTGGCCGCCGTAACACTGCTGGGCTGGCTGTGGGCGGCTGTGGCCGGGGATGTGGGCTGGCCGCCCGCCGCCGCCTGGGGGCCGCTGCTGTACCTGGGCATCGTCGCCACCGCCCTGACCACGCTGCTGCAAACGGTGGGTCAGCGCACCGTCAGCGCCGCCGAGGCCAGCCTGATCTACGCGCTGGAGCCGGTCACGGCCACCCTCTTCAGCTTCCTCTTAATCGGCGAGCGGGTGGGCCTGCGCGGCGCAATGGGCGGCCTGCTGGTGGTGGGCGGCACGGTTCTCAGCCAGCGCAGTGGGGGAGAGGCCCGCCCGGAAACACCCGCGCCGCTGGCGAAATAG
- a CDS encoding right-handed parallel beta-helix repeat-containing protein: MKIKTLLRLGQGILGLVALGLGSGAGASNFDLRFINPGNCPAATNGANAAVGSSCRYLNVVADSSGNALPVSSIYQRDVIIKLEKLVGGAIVKGTATNSNAWDNDSLRLNGATTGPTYPQFFTPTVTAPNTANTTSWAEFSFQFVAPDGSSSATLPLPGAFYMTSFDTDTNGAALREFIEYLGASGSGLASPTSDKAGAAVDGGTNYEAIGTGTGSGIADDPLYKASAQFSTPGLVKFVVGVRQGATSCNANNNATNGSCERLSAYSFQIADSVFLSPNVDGYKSVKLTDADGNNVVSAGDTLTYTVTYINTGNAAVSNFQITDALPTGLTATAGAQTVTGATKNGAYTGTGANTGLLATGQTLAVNGSITVTIPVTVGTVAADNTVLSNQTTTSGNYTNALGGSVTLPSVSSDNVDNTNVFPSSVTAATGFTAVPGSSIAQTQASSIDSTKVTVRLTRAISGQIYEDYNYGGGAGRAYLAASGMSLRPSVRVELYSNAGAYITSALTNASGAYTFAGQLPGTYKVRVVNSFVTSSRTGGCAVAVNVSTPPASCTQLPVQTYINGASQVGGANLTGTDPALSTGTLPAGAQSVASVTVDSSDVANVDFGFNFDTIVNTNDTGQGSLRQFVTNSNALLGNSSLVQVGQTPGRETSIFMVPTAALTGGVAIINLASILDVTDSDTSIDATTQTANTTTSTGDTNTGALGTGGLVGVDNLPLGQVNRPEVEITLASGSLQVSAANFTLRGVALHGSNELVLGTGTNAADNALIEKNVFGTTAKAFALPASLPSAQYGINVVNGSGTIQNNLIGYSAVSGINYLGGGVGLIIQNNEFQQSGYVSAGGDAITLTGSTTAGFAKPVTITGNLIASSNSSGIQFEIGSVANNTVANNTITANGRGGAATRLEGSGIHYLARNATVNSTNSDTITKNVIYNNLNSGVVVNFGQKNVAISQNSFYMNGLTSIDFTASDGYVNGNANYGQGNGVTPNDGATVAREGNTGQDYPVFTVITLGGGILDVTGYVGNGTSTSFDSKSAVIEIYKADDDGNQNGAVLVGDGKSVPHGEGKTYLGTLTVTLGAKGAFSGTLPAGAFTANDSLTATATIVGNTSEFSPNIKQAPRITLLKLGRNSTQNTTFVDQNGTVGAKPGDTVEYCIAYSNAGSDALNFKLTDNVPVGMNALTDGYVVSKGVRWADGTVIAAGATAAPTGSDLTSTDTDSDKGSLTSTGGLGKGIMTLDLGAIGLAAGGKGTVCFRAKVP, translated from the coding sequence GTGAAAATCAAGACATTATTGCGGCTGGGCCAGGGTATCCTTGGGCTGGTTGCTCTGGGACTGGGCAGCGGTGCCGGAGCCAGTAATTTCGACCTCCGATTTATCAATCCGGGGAATTGTCCTGCCGCGACGAACGGTGCAAACGCTGCCGTCGGGAGTAGTTGCCGCTACCTGAATGTCGTGGCGGACTCTTCAGGAAATGCCCTGCCTGTCTCGTCGATCTATCAGCGTGACGTGATCATCAAGCTGGAAAAGCTAGTGGGTGGAGCCATCGTCAAGGGTACGGCCACCAATTCCAATGCCTGGGACAACGATAGTTTGCGGCTGAACGGTGCGACTACGGGACCAACCTATCCACAGTTCTTCACGCCTACGGTCACAGCCCCTAACACAGCCAATACCACGTCTTGGGCCGAATTCAGCTTCCAATTCGTCGCGCCGGATGGCAGTAGCTCAGCGACGTTGCCTCTACCTGGCGCGTTTTACATGACCAGTTTTGATACCGATACCAACGGTGCCGCGCTTCGTGAGTTCATTGAGTATCTTGGCGCTTCGGGAAGCGGCTTAGCCAGTCCTACAAGTGATAAGGCCGGGGCAGCGGTGGATGGCGGAACTAATTATGAGGCCATAGGCACTGGTACTGGCAGCGGCATCGCGGATGATCCACTCTATAAGGCTAGTGCCCAATTTTCCACTCCTGGCCTGGTCAAATTTGTCGTGGGTGTGCGGCAAGGGGCTACAAGCTGCAACGCCAATAATAACGCGACCAACGGCTCCTGTGAACGCCTGAGCGCTTACAGCTTTCAAATCGCCGACTCGGTTTTTCTTAGCCCAAACGTGGATGGTTACAAGTCCGTCAAGCTTACTGATGCTGATGGCAACAACGTAGTGTCGGCTGGCGACACCCTTACATACACCGTTACCTATATCAACACTGGGAATGCAGCAGTCAGCAACTTTCAGATCACGGACGCTCTGCCCACTGGGCTGACGGCGACGGCAGGTGCACAGACGGTTACAGGCGCAACCAAGAACGGCGCTTATACGGGGACTGGAGCCAATACTGGCCTGCTGGCAACGGGCCAGACTCTGGCGGTCAACGGCAGCATCACCGTCACCATTCCTGTCACGGTGGGAACAGTTGCTGCCGACAACACCGTACTGAGCAACCAGACCACAACGAGCGGGAACTACACCAACGCTCTGGGTGGTTCTGTGACCTTGCCCAGTGTCAGTTCGGACAACGTGGACAACACGAACGTCTTTCCCTCCAGCGTGACGGCGGCAACTGGTTTTACGGCAGTTCCTGGCAGCAGCATTGCTCAGACCCAGGCAAGCAGCATTGATTCCACAAAGGTGACGGTTCGGCTAACCCGTGCCATCTCCGGCCAAATCTACGAGGACTACAACTACGGCGGTGGCGCGGGCCGTGCTTACCTGGCGGCTTCAGGCATGAGCCTGCGCCCCAGCGTGCGGGTGGAGCTATATAGCAATGCGGGGGCTTACATCACCTCGGCACTCACCAACGCCAGCGGCGCTTATACCTTCGCGGGTCAGTTGCCCGGCACATACAAGGTGCGGGTGGTCAACAGCTTCGTGACCAGCAGCCGTACAGGTGGATGTGCCGTGGCAGTCAACGTTTCTACTCCGCCCGCAAGCTGCACCCAGCTTCCCGTCCAGACCTACATCAACGGCGCAAGCCAGGTGGGCGGCGCGAACCTCACGGGTACCGATCCGGCGCTCAGCACGGGCACATTGCCTGCGGGCGCACAGTCGGTGGCGAGCGTCACCGTGGACAGCTCCGACGTGGCGAATGTCGATTTCGGCTTCAACTTTGATACCATCGTCAACACCAATGACACGGGCCAGGGCAGCCTGCGCCAGTTCGTGACCAACAGCAATGCTTTGCTTGGCAACAGCAGTCTCGTGCAGGTGGGCCAGACCCCAGGCAGAGAAACCTCGATCTTCATGGTGCCGACAGCGGCACTGACGGGCGGCGTGGCGATTATCAACCTTGCGTCCATACTTGACGTTACCGACAGTGATACCAGCATCGACGCCACCACCCAGACGGCCAACACCACCACCAGCACGGGCGATACCAATACAGGCGCGCTCGGTACGGGCGGCTTGGTAGGGGTGGACAATTTGCCTCTGGGTCAGGTCAACAGGCCGGAAGTAGAGATCACTCTGGCGTCGGGTTCGCTTCAGGTGTCGGCGGCCAACTTCACTCTGCGGGGGGTGGCGCTTCATGGCAGCAACGAGCTGGTCTTGGGAACGGGAACCAATGCTGCTGACAACGCTCTGATCGAGAAGAATGTCTTTGGCACCACGGCCAAGGCGTTTGCGCTGCCCGCCAGTTTGCCCTCGGCCCAGTACGGAATCAATGTTGTCAACGGTTCAGGGACGATCCAGAATAACCTGATCGGCTACTCGGCTGTCTCGGGGATCAATTATCTAGGTGGGGGCGTTGGCCTGATCATTCAGAACAATGAATTTCAACAAAGCGGTTATGTGTCGGCTGGTGGCGACGCGATTACCCTGACAGGCAGCACTACTGCTGGCTTTGCTAAACCTGTAACGATCACTGGCAATCTGATCGCCAGTAGCAATTCCAGCGGCATCCAATTTGAGATCGGCAGCGTAGCCAACAATACAGTTGCCAACAACACCATTACGGCCAACGGTAGGGGTGGAGCCGCCACGCGGTTGGAAGGCTCTGGTATTCACTATCTGGCCCGTAATGCCACGGTCAACAGCACCAATAGCGACACCATCACCAAGAACGTGATCTACAACAATCTGAATTCCGGTGTCGTTGTCAACTTCGGCCAGAAAAACGTGGCCATCAGCCAGAACTCGTTCTACATGAACGGTTTGACTTCAATTGACTTCACTGCCTCGGATGGATATGTGAACGGAAATGCTAACTACGGCCAGGGCAATGGCGTCACGCCCAATGATGGTGCCACGGTGGCCCGTGAGGGTAATACGGGGCAGGACTATCCGGTATTCACGGTCATCACGCTTGGCGGCGGCATTCTGGACGTCACGGGCTATGTTGGGAACGGAACCTCCACCAGCTTCGATAGCAAGAGCGCAGTGATCGAAATCTACAAAGCCGATGACGATGGCAATCAGAACGGCGCGGTCCTTGTCGGTGACGGCAAATCCGTGCCTCACGGCGAGGGTAAAACTTACCTGGGCACTCTCACGGTGACGCTAGGAGCCAAGGGAGCATTCAGCGGTACGTTACCTGCCGGGGCGTTCACGGCCAACGATAGCCTCACTGCAACAGCCACCATTGTGGGCAACACGTCCGAATTCAGCCCCAACATCAAACAGGCCCCCAGGATTACCCTGCTCAAGCTGGGGCGCAATTCCACTCAAAACACAACTTTTGTCGATCAGAACGGAACGGTTGGTGCCAAACCTGGTGACACCGTGGAGTACTGCATCGCCTATAGCAATGCGGGCAGTGACGCCCTGAATTTCAAGCTCACTGACAATGTGCCTGTCGGAATGAATGCCTTGACTGACGGTTATGTTGTCAGCAAGGGTGTCCGCTGGGCCGACGGAACAGTCATTGCAGCGGGTGCGACCGCTGCCCCCACAGGCAGTGACCTGACCAGTACGGATACTGATTCCGACAAGGGCAGCCTGACCTCTACTGGCGGCTTGGGTAAAGGCATCATGACCCTGGACCTCGGTGCGATTGGACTGGCGGCTGGCGGCAAGGGCACCGTCTGCTTCCGCGCCAAAGTCCCCTGA